One genomic region from Candidatus Nitrosopumilus koreensis AR1 encodes:
- a CDS encoding tetratricopeptide repeat protein: MDKIDELVSQGKSFLEDGKYDDALGFFEQALLLNQDNPDLWNYKGITLRSLGRYEEAMDCFNKSLQIDPRDRHSS, translated from the coding sequence ATGGATAAAATCGATGAACTTGTTTCTCAGGGCAAGTCATTTTTGGAAGACGGGAAATACGATGATGCCTTGGGGTTTTTTGAGCAAGCACTTCTTTTGAATCAAGACAACCCTGACTTGTGGAACTACAAGGGAATCACACTTCGAAGTCTTGGAAGATACGAAGAGGCAATGGACTGCTTTAACAAATCACTGCAAATTGACCCACGTGACCGACATTCCTCTTGA
- a CDS encoding tetratricopeptide repeat protein → MNDTERMMAEAYECVEEGDFHDALNLYDLVLEKEPSNVSALIDKGVTLQNMGRIKLAIRSYDKALSISPTNIDALLNKGTALHSDQKYAEAMECYDAVLQIDKKCAMALAYKGLSLGETGKLQDALKHFKKALSIDNEFDLASISKDMAQNLIKSIKETKTQ, encoded by the coding sequence TTGAATGACACAGAAAGAATGATGGCAGAAGCCTACGAATGTGTTGAAGAGGGTGATTTTCATGATGCGCTTAATCTCTATGATCTTGTACTAGAAAAAGAGCCTTCAAACGTTAGTGCCCTAATTGACAAAGGAGTAACTTTGCAAAACATGGGCAGAATCAAACTTGCAATTCGCTCATACGATAAGGCATTATCAATATCTCCTACAAACATTGATGCTTTGCTTAACAAGGGAACTGCATTGCATTCTGATCAAAAGTATGCTGAGGCAATGGAGTGCTATGATGCAGTACTGCAAATTGACAAAAAGTGTGCAATGGCACTTGCATACAAGGGACTTTCCTTGGGTGAGACTGGAAAACTGCAAGATGCCTTGAAGCATTTCAAAAAGGCATTATCCATTGACAATGAATTTGACTTGGCAAGCATCTCAAAGGATATGGCACAAAATTTGATAAAATCAATTAAAGAAACTAAAACACAGTAA
- a CDS encoding radical SAM protein encodes MLEQLAGDSQALDRAIAGEELSYKDGLELMNYDNLHLLGAVADARRKELVGDTVTFAASYYMNYTNVCAASCQMCAFYRKEGAEDAYTLTPQEIEQRVGIAKQMGATEVHIVGGFHPKLPLEYYEDMMRTIKKSHPQLNIKALTAAEIFYLSKLTKNSTKEILSRLKDAGLDSMPGGGAELFHPDIRKKIVRGKCTGQEWLDVIEEAHNMGIKSNVTMLYGHIEKPEHIVDHLIKIRELQKKTNGFITLIPLKFSLDNTELEQEHLVNNECSSVYDLKVIALSRLMLANTLNNISVYWVAYGKKLAQVALSNGGSDLVGTAFSEEIYRAAGKATSSSVDELATMVKEIGRVPAQRNTHFDILKTF; translated from the coding sequence ATGCTAGAGCAGTTGGCAGGCGATTCTCAGGCACTAGATCGAGCCATAGCAGGAGAAGAACTGTCCTACAAAGACGGTCTTGAGCTGATGAATTATGATAACCTGCATTTACTTGGAGCAGTAGCTGATGCCCGCAGAAAAGAACTAGTTGGAGATACTGTGACTTTTGCAGCATCCTACTACATGAACTACACAAACGTCTGTGCTGCAAGCTGCCAAATGTGTGCATTTTACAGAAAAGAAGGTGCAGAGGATGCTTACACACTAACTCCTCAAGAGATTGAGCAACGAGTTGGAATTGCAAAACAGATGGGGGCAACTGAAGTTCACATCGTTGGAGGATTTCATCCAAAACTTCCACTAGAATACTATGAAGACATGATGAGAACCATAAAGAAAAGCCATCCACAACTAAACATCAAAGCACTAACTGCTGCTGAGATTTTCTATCTATCAAAACTTACAAAAAATTCCACTAAAGAAATTTTGTCTCGTCTAAAAGATGCTGGACTGGATTCAATGCCAGGTGGTGGTGCAGAACTGTTCCATCCAGACATTAGAAAAAAAATTGTTAGAGGTAAATGTACAGGACAAGAATGGCTAGATGTAATTGAAGAGGCCCATAACATGGGAATCAAAAGCAATGTGACAATGCTTTATGGACACATTGAAAAACCTGAACACATTGTTGATCATCTAATAAAAATCCGTGAACTGCAAAAAAAGACAAATGGTTTCATCACACTTATTCCTCTAAAGTTTAGCCTTGATAACACCGAACTAGAACAAGAACACTTGGTAAACAATGAGTGCTCTTCTGTTTATGACCTGAAAGTTATTGCACTGTCTAGACTAATGCTTGCAAATACACTAAACAACATCTCTGTTTATTGGGTGGCATACGGAAAGAAACTAGCTCAGGTTGCACTATCAAATGGTGGCAGTGATTTGGTTGGAACTGCATTTTCTGAGGAGATTTATCGCGCTGCAGGAAAGGCAACCAGTTCTTCTGTTGATGAGCTTGCAACTATGGTAAAAGAGATAGGACGTGTCCCTGCGCAAAGAAATACTCACTTTGATATATTGAAGACATTTTAG